A genomic stretch from Alosa sapidissima isolate fAloSap1 chromosome 3, fAloSap1.pri, whole genome shotgun sequence includes:
- the LOC121705057 gene encoding transcription factor MafG-like produces the protein MSTTHKASKTLKVKREPGANGTYLCDDELVSMSVRELNQHLRGLTKEEIVQLKQRRRTLKNRGYAASCRIKRVTQRQELERQREQLQQEVRKLASENAGMRLELDVLRSKLEALQTFARAVARTPLSPRGHLASPPPSAATPLAPSGKVAATSVITIIKSKVETRS, from the exons ATGAGTACCACACACAAAGCCAGCAAAACACTCAAG GTGAAGCGTGAGCCGGGGGCCAATGGCACGTACCTGTGCGACGACGAGCTGGTGTCCATGTCGGTGCGCGAGCTCAACCAGCACCTGCGCGGCCTCACCAAGGAGGAGATCGTGCAGCTGAAGCAGCGGCGGCGCACGCTCAAGAACCGCGGCTACGCGGCCAGCTGCCGCATCAAGCGTGTGACGCAGCGGCAGGAGCTGGAGCGCCAGCGGGAGCAGCTGCAGCAGGAGGTGCGCAAGCTGGCCAGCGAGAACGCCGGCATGCGCCTGGAGCTCGACGTGCTGCGCTCCAAGCTGGAGGCGCTGCAGACTTTCGCCCGGGCCGTGGCCCGCACGCCGCTCAGCCCTCGGGGTCACCTGGCCTCGCCTCCCCCCTCCGCCGCCACGCCGCTCGCGCCCTCGGGCAAGGTGGCCGCCACCAgtgtcatcaccatcatcaagtCCAAAGTGGAGACGAGGTCATAA
- the pycr1a gene encoding pyrroline-5-carboxylate reductase 1a, whose product MSVGFIGAGQLAQALVKGFTAAGVIAAHRITASSPDTDLPTVASLRKMGVNFTTSNKETVQKSDVLFLAVKPHIIPFVLDEIGSDIEDRHLIVSCAAGVTIGSIEKKLGQHRANPKVMRLMTNTPVVVREGATVYATGTHAEVEDGQLLEQLMSSVGYCTEVEEDLIDPVTGLSGSGPAYAFTAVDALADGGVKMGLPRRLAVRLGAQALLGAARMLLDSDQHPGQLKDNVCSPGGATIHALHVMESGGFRSLLINAVETSCIRTRELQFLADQEKISAAAIKKTTLDKVLQQPGVEESRVGVRTGISLFNNSRHKK is encoded by the exons ATGAGTGTGGGCTTCATTGGAGCGGGCCAGCTGGCTCAGGCGTTGGTGAAGGGATTCACAGCTGCAG GTGTTATTGCAGCACACAGAATCACTGCCAGCTCTCCTGACACTGACCTACCCACTGTGGCTAGCCTTAGa AAAATGGGAGTGAACTTCACCACCAGCAACAAAGAGACGGTGCAAAAGAGCGATGTTCTGTTTCTGGCTGTGAAGCCACACATCATCCCATTCGTGCTGGATGAGATTGGCTCAGACATTGAAGACCGTCACCTGATCGTGTCCTGCGCTGCTGGAGTGACCATCGGCTCCATTGAGAAG AAATTGGGACAGCACCGGGCCAACCCAAAGGTCATGCGGCTTATGACCAACACACCTGTGGTGGTGCGGGAGGGGGCAACGGTGTATGCCACGGGCACTCACGCGGAGGTGGAGGACGGCCAGCTGCTGGAGCAGCTGATGAGCAGTGTGGGCTACTGCACCGAGGTGGAGGAGGACCTGATCGACCCCGTCACCGGCCTCAGCGGCAGCGGCCCAGCCTAC GCATTTACTGCAGTGGATGCCCTCGCTGATGGTGGAGTCAAAATGGGCTTGCCGAGGAGACTGGCTGTGCGGTTAGGAGCTCAGGCTTTGCTG ggagCAGCCCGAATGCTGTTGGACTCGGACCAGCACCCTGGCCAGCTGAAGGACAACGTGTGCTCACCAGGGGGTGCCACCATCCACGCGCTGCATGTGATGGAGAGCGGCGGCTTCCGCAGTCTGCTAATCAACGCCGTGGAGACCTCCTGCATCCGGACAAG GGAGCTTCAGTTCTTGGCAGACCAGGAGAAGATCTCGGCAGCCGCCATTAAGAAGACGACGCTGGACAAGGTGCTGCAACAGCCCGGTGTGGAGGAGTCCAGGGTGGGGGTCCGCACGGGGATCAGCCTTTTCAACAACAGCAGACACAAGAAGTGA